The following nucleotide sequence is from Pseudofrancisella aestuarii.
TTTTCTATTTTTATCTCTAATAAGATCTCACTATTATCCTCTAGGGTGACTCTTTTATAATGGTATGTGGTGCCAACATCTGTCGATACATAGTCACTACCATTAAATATTGGACCCTTATGTGATGTCATGAAAGTAGAGCAACTTGATAGGGTGATTGTAATAATTAAGATCAATAATTTTTTCATATGATTTTATTAAAACTCCAGATCTAATATTTTTATTAATAAGTTTCAATATGCTTTCTAGAGATAGTATAATTATTATTAATTTTTTAAAAGCTCTTAGTTAAATAAATAGGAATTAGGAAATGATAAAGAGATATGATGTAGCAGAGATTTCAAAGATTTGGGATGATGAAAATAAATATCGCAAGATGCTTGAAGTTGAGTTAGCTATTTTAGAAGCGTTAGAAGATAAAATGGTACCAAAAGGTACAGCTGCTAAAATTCGTGAAAAAGCTGAAGTTAGACCAGAAAGAGTAGATGAGATTGAGAAAGTTACAAAGCATGATATTATCGCGTTTTGTACATCTATAGCAGAGCAATTTACTGCTGAAACTGGGAAGTTCTTTCACTTTGGTGTTACATCATCAGATATTATAGATTCAGCTCTTAGTTTACAGATTCGTGAATCTTTGGAGCATGTGGTTGAAGACTTAGAAGCTCTTTGTGATTCATTATTAGCAAAAGCAGAGCAGACTAAGAGAATTATCACAATGGGTAGAAGTCATGGTATGTTTGCTGAGCCTATGAGTTTTGGTCAAAAGTTCCTTGGCTCATATGTTGAGTTTAAGCGTAGACTAAAAGATTTAAAAGATTTCCAAAAAGATGGCTTAACAGTGCAGTTCTCTGGAGCAGTTGGTAACTACTGTATCTTAACTACAGAGGATGAAAAGAAAGCAGCAGATATTCTAGGCTTACCTGTTGAGAATGTTTCTACTCAAGTTATCCCAAGAGATAGAATAGCTAAGCTTATCTCTATCCATGGTCTTATTGCATCAGCTATTGAAAGATTAGCTGTGGAAATTAGACACTTACACAGAAGTGATGTTTTTGAAGTTTATGAAGGTTTTTCTAAAGGCCAAAAAGGTTCTTCAACTATGCCACATAAGAAAAACCCAATCTCTACAGAGAACTTAACTGGTATGGCTAGAATGCTTAGGTCACATGTTTCTATCGCGTTAGAAAATTGTGTATTGTGGCATGAAAGAGATATTTCTCACTCTTCAGCAGAACGTTTTTATCTTCCAGATAACTTTGGAATAATGGTTTATGCACTTAGAAGAATGAGAAATACTATTGATAATCTTGTTATCCAAGAGGACATTATTGAAGATAGAGTAAGAAACAATAGCGCTTATCTATCTAGTTTTTATTTACATTTCTTAATTGCGAATACGCCATTTATGCGTGAAGATTGTTATAAAATAGTCCAGCAAGTGGCTTTTGACCTTAAACAAGGTGAATCATTCTCTAAGAAATTAGAGAAAATAATGAAAGATGAGCATGGTACAGATTTAACTGTTCCAGAAATGGATTTTGAAGGTATTAAAAAGACATATCTTAAAGAAATAGATAATGTTTTTGCTCGATCTATCAATAACTAGCTAAAATATATTCCTAAAAGATATTCTGATTGCTATAATTTTCTTAAAATTCATAAAAAAATCGTTATATGAGAATTCTAATTATTAGACTTTCTGCTATAGGTGATATTTTTCACGCATTTACTGTGGCTAGGGATCTAAGAGAGAAATTTCCAAAGGCGACTATAGATTGGCTCGTTGATGAGAAATTTGAAAATATAGTTAAATTATGTACGGATATTGATAATGTTATATCTATTCCCTTTAAAAAGTGGAAAAAAAAGCCATTAAGCTTAATTCAAAACCTTTTAGAATTTAAAAGAAACTTGAAGCAGAAAGGAAATAGGTATGATTTTATTTTAGAGGCTCATGGCCTTTTGAAACCAGCTTTATTTGCCAAGTTTTTATTTAAAGGTGAGATTTATGGGCTTGATAGTAAATCTGCAAATGATGGTTTTTTTGCTTCTGTTTTTTATGATAAGAAATTTAAAGTTTCGAGAGATAATGTAGCTATTGTTAGATTTAGAGAGTTAGCATCAAAGGCTTTTAATACAAATATAAAGAAGCCGTATCAAATATCAATAAGTTCAGAAGTTAAAGATATTGATATAAAGGATTATATTTTATTGCTACATGGCACTTCAAAAGATAGTAAAAAACTAAGTCAAGAAAATTGGCAAGCTATTACAAGGTATATTTTAAAAAATACCAATAAAAATATATTAGTTACATATACAAATGAAGAAGAAAAACAGTTGTGTGATTCCTTGAAGGTGTTTTTAAATGATTCTAGGTTTGTAGTTCTAGATACTTTAGAGTTTAAAGATTTTATAAGTGTTGTTGAAAAAGCGGATTTGGTTTTAGGAGTTGATACTGGTTTTGTACACTTAGCTAATTTATTTAATAAAAGAGTAATAGGGGTTTATAAAGATAGTAATCCAAATTATGGAGGTCTTCTTGAGTCGAAGATTGCTAAAAATTTAGACTACAGATGCAAAGCTGTAAATATTGAAGAAATTAATGAAAATGTTGCTGAGCTTATAAAAGTAAGTGACTAAATTATTTTTAATAATTATTTTGGATATTTTGTAACATGGATAAACAATTAGTAGAACATATAGCGAAACTTTCTAGTTTTAAATTAACTAGTGATGAGCTTGAAAAGTTTACGAAAGATTTGACAAATATATGTGAAATTTTAGATGCGGTTAAAAAAGTTGATACTCAGGGAGTTAAGCCAATGATATCTCCTTTAAGTGTTGATTTTAAATTTAGAGAAGATGTTCCGACAGATCAGGATAATAGAAAGAGTTTTGAAAAATTTGCTTGTGAAATTGTTGATGATTATTTTATGGTTCCACAGGTTATTAAGTAGAGGGTAGCATGTCATATATTAAAAAATTACGAGAAAGGCTAGACTCAGGGAGTGTTACAGCAGTTGGACTGGTAAAAGAATACTTAAGTAAGATTAAGTTAGAAGATAAAAAGTTGAATTCAGTTATCACTCTTTGTGAAAAAGAGGCATTAGCTGAAGCTGAGACTGCTGATAAAATTATATCTGAAGGAAAACAGGGGTTACTTACTGGTATCCCAATATTACATAAAGATTTATTTTGTACAAAAGATATAAAAACAACAAGTGCATCTAGAATTTTAGATGACTTTATATCTCCATATGATTCTACAGTAACTAGAAAATGTAAAGAAGCAGGAATGATAACTCTTGGTAAGCTTAATATGGATGAGTTTGCTATGGGCTCAACTAATGAAAATAGTTATTATGGGGCTGTTAGTAATCCTTGGGATTTAGATAGAGTTCCTGGAGGGTCTTCAGGTGGGCCAGCTGCAGCTGTTGCTGCAGGTTTTGCACCAGTTGCTACAGGTTCTGATACTGGTGGTTCTGTTAGACAGCCGGCAAGTTTTTGTGGTTTAACTGCAATGAAGCCAACATATGGAAGCACTTCCAGATATGGAATGATAGCTTTCTCCTCATCATTTGATCAGGCTGGAATATTTGGGCATTATGCTGAAGATGTGGCTATTATGCTTGATACTATTTCAGGCGACTGTGAGTTTGATTCAACTTGTGTAGGCATTCCGGAGAATCACTTTACAAAAGATATCGATAAATCTATTGCTGGCAAAGTAGTAGGTGTAGATGAGAGTCTAATGAAAGATTTAAACCCTGATTTGGCCGCTCAAATGAAAAAAGCTTTAGAAAATTTAAAAGCTATAGGAGTCACAATTAAGAGTGTTACTATTCCAGACTTAAAAGAAGCACTATCTACTTATTATATTATTACACCAGCAGAGGCGGCAGCAAATTTGGCTCGATTTGATGGGGTTAGATATGGTCATAGAAGTGATAAAGCAACTGATTTAGAAAGTTTATATCAACTATCTAGATCAGAAGGTTTTGGTGCTGAGGTTAAGCGTAGAATTATGATAGGTAATTATGTATTGGCATCAAGCCAGTATGATTCTTATTATAATAAAGCTCAGCAAATTCGTAGAATTATGACAGATCAAATGAATAAGATTTTTGAAGAAGTTGATGCTGTATTTATGCCGGCTTCTCCTAGTGAGGCATTTAGAAAGGGAGATAAGTTAGATCCTGTATCTGCATATCTTTCTGATATATACACTATTCCAGCGAATATTTCTGGTCTTCCAGCAATATCGTTTCCAGTTGGTTTTGTTAATAATTTACCTGTAGGTGCTCAATTAATTGGTAAAGCTTTTAATGATAATGTTTTAACTCAACTAGTTGTACAGTATCAAAAACATAATTCTGTAGAAGAATTTATATTAGAGCAAGCGAGGATTTAGTAATGAAATGGGAGATGGTGATAGGGCTTGAAGTCCATATTCAGTTAAATACTAATTCTAAGTTATTTTCAAGTGCTGCTAATAAATATGGTCAGCATCAAAATACGCAAGCAGCGTTTTTAGATTTAGGATTGCCAGGGACTTTGCCTGTAGTAAATAAAGAAGCAATTCGTAAGGCTGTGATTTTTGGATTAGCAGTAGATGCTACTATTTCAAAAGATAGTTTTTTTGCGCGTAAGAATTATTTTTATCCAGATTTACCTAAAGGTTATCAGATTAGTCAGTCTAATAATCCAATCGTGCAAGAAGGTAAGTTAGAGATTGAAACATCTAAAGGCAACAAGATTATTCGTATAGAAAGAGCGCATTTAGAAGAGGATGCAGGAAAGTCTGTACATGGCTATGTTGGCGATGAGACAGGTCTTGACTATAATAGGGCAGGTACGCCTCTTTTAGAGATAGTAACATATCCAGATTTTAGATCTGCTGAAGAAGTGGTTGTTTATCTTAAGAAATTACACCAATTAGTTAAGCATCTAAATATTTGTGATGGAAATATGCAAGAAGGTTCTTTTAGATGTGATGTTAACCTTTCAATTCGTCCTGAAGGTGAGAAAGAATTTGGAACTCGTGCAGAGTTAAAAAATATAAATTCTTTTAGATTTATTGAATCAGCAATAGCATATGAATTTTCTCGCCAAGTAGCTGTTCTTGAGAAGGGTGGGAAAGTGGTTCAAGAAACTAGATTATATGATGCAGATGCTAATGAAACTAGATCTATGAGAGCAAAAGAAAATGCTTTTGATTATAGATACTTTCCAGATCCAGATTTATTGCCGCTTATTATCACTGAGGAGTATATTCAAGATATTAAGGCTAGTATGCCTCTTAAGCCTGAGCAAAGAGAAACTATATATAGAGAACATTTAGGAGAACAAGAGGTTGATTTCTTGTTATCAAACCTTGAGATTGCTGACTATTATGATCAAGTAGCTAAATCTGTTGGTTACAAAATAGCATATAACTGGATTACAGTAGATCTAATTTCTATACTAAATAGGTTAGAAAAAGAATTTTCTGGAGATATTGTGCCAGCTAATATTCTTGAAGAGATTATTACAAAAACACAAAGCGATGTAATATCGCAGAAAGCGGCTAAACAAGTTATAGGGGCATATATAGAGTCTCCTAAAAATATAGACACTCTTATCGAAGAGCTTGGCTTAAAGCAAGTTTCTGATGAAGGAGCTATCCGTGAGCTTGTACAAGGAATAATTAGAGATAATCCTGAACAAGCGGCAGACTTTAAAGCGGGTAAGGATAAGCTCATGGGGTTCTTTGTTGGTCAAGCAATGAAGGCTAGTAAAGGAAAGGCGAATCCAAAACAAGTAAACCAAATAGTGCAAGAAGAGTTGAGTAAATAAGGGTGGAATGATGAATACAGGTAAAATTTATTTTAGTTTGATGAAATTGAATGTTTTAAGTAGTAATTATGTTGATGACAGTTATAAGATAGCTTGGGAAAATAATATTTATCCATTTTTCCATGATAGCAGATATGAATATCATCAAGAACTATCAAAATATTTTGATAGAGCTGAAGAAAAAACTTTAGATAAGCTTTGTTTGTATTTAGATAATTATTTAGATGATAGAGTAGATTTTTCTAAGTTTGAAGAGGGTGTAGAAAAGATACTCGGTAAAGGTAATGTTTTCCCTGTTTTACATTACTTTTTTCAAGCTGGACAGTACCCTGATTTATTAAGTAACTTAAGAATGAATTTGTCTAATTTAAGTACGCATTTTGTTAATCGCTTTGAGACTAAAGGTTACTGGAAGTAATCGGATATTTAGATAGTGAAAGGATATTTATCTATTTGTAGGCTATTTGTTGCTGCATTAGCTTTGTTTGGGATGGGTATTTCCCTTATTAAATCGATATATCTTGTTGAAAGTTTTGGTTCTCTTTTTCATATATTTGCACAATTTACATATGTGAGCAATTTTATAGTTGCTATGGTGCTTATACTTGTTTCTTTAGGTAAGCTTGAAGATAAATATATTTTAATTCCATTACCATCTATAGTTATTACATATATAGTTTTTTCATTGTTTATATCTAAAGGTTTGGATAGTGAACCACTCTACAACATTATTGAACATTATTTAACGGCATTTTATTTAATGTTTGACTATATATTTTTTGTAAGTGGTAGAACTACTTTTTTAAGATCCTTTATTTTTGCTATATCTATAGTTCTTATATATTTAATATATGTTTTTATTTACGGCTTTATAGTTGGCTATTATCCATATCATTTTTTTGACTTAAATAAAGAAACGATTGAAAATGTGGTGTTGCTGGTCTTATTTATAAATATTGCCGTTATAATTTTATTTACTGCCTTTTTTGTTTTTAAAGTTTTACAGCTAGCTTTGTATGAGAAAATTGGTATAAATCCTTTTTCTAATAAAAAAGAAGCTATAAATTTACAAAAGAATTAATTTATTATTTACTTTGATTATCCTCTTTGACTAGTTAAAATTATATTTAAATTTTTATTACTAAAGCATATTTAATGAGTCAAACGCTGCATGAAGCTTTTTTTGAGCAAGTAAAAAGAACACCAAATAATATTTGTATAATAGATAATGATTTTTCTTTAACATATCAGCAAGTAAAAAATCTAATAACTCGCTTAAGTCATGATTTATATCACCAGGGAGTAAGAGAAGGAGATGTTGTTGGAATATATTGTGATAAGCGTTATGAAATAATAGTAGCTTTTTTAGCAATATCTTTAGTGGGCGGGCGATGCTTGCAGTTAGATAAGGCTTTCCCTATACCATTACTGAGAGATATAGTAGATGAGACTAATGCTAAAATTCTATTATGTGATAGCTATTTTGATGAATTAAAAGGAGTTAAAACTCTAAATATTGTAGATATTTGTAGCCAAGATAAGTTTTTAGCTGAAACTTCTTTAGCAATAAATGTTGACCCAGATAAGCCTGTTTGGATGGTTTATTCATCTGGTACAACAGGTAAGCATAAGGGGCTTTCGATTTCTCATAAAGCTATTTTAGCTTCGTATGAAACAAGATATAGAATTAAAGATTACGATGATAAGTCTAAGGTTGCATGTAATATTTATTATTTGTGGGAAGTCTTTAGGCCTATATTAAGAGGTGGTACTACATATATTGTTAGAGATGAAGTGTTGCATGATTTTTATGAACTAGCAGAATATTTTGTGAAACATAATATAAATGAAAGCTTATTTACACCTTCCTACCTCGAGACACTATTACATACTTCGCCAGATCAGGCTGATATTATTTTAAATCAATTAAAAGTCTGTTGGTTAAATGGAGAGGTGGTCTCAAGTTCCTTATATCATAAGATTTTGCCATACCTTGATACAGTGAAAATATATAATTTATATTCTATTTCAGAATGCCATGATGTAGCAGTATACCAATTATGTAGAGATGATAAACATGTCCAAGAGAAAGAGATAGTTCCTGTAGGTTATCTGCTAGATGATGTGGAAGTTGTTCTATTAAATGAAACGAATGAAATATGTAAGCCTCATGAAAAAGGTGAATTATATGTTCATAGTAGAGGATTGGCTATTGAATATATAAATAGACCAGAATTAAATTATGAGAGGTTTATTGATGCTAGTAGAAGTCCTATAGGTAAAAGATTATATAAGACAGGAGATTATGCTCAGTTAGATGAAAATGGAAAGTTAATTACTGTTTTTGGTAGATGTGACTATATAGTAAAGTTAAGAGGGTACACAATTTCTTTACCTTTTGTTGAAGCGGTTGTAAAAGATAAGTTAAATATAATGCACTGTGTGGTTGAAAAAGAAGGTAGTGGGCTTCTTGATGAACACTTAGTGGCATATATTGAGGTTCCAAAAGATAAGCAAGATGAGTTTTATCATAATTGGGAGTTTTCTAATAGTCATGAAATAAGTCAGAAAATAATAGATTGTATATCTCCTTTTTTGGCTATTTATATGAGACCACAAAGATTTGTGGTTCTAGATAAGATAAATATAAATGCTTACTCTAATAAGCTTGATAGAAGAAGTATCTTATCAGCAGTAAACAGTAAGAAAGTAAATGAAGTAAAGTTTGCGGAGGTGAGTACACTAGATGATTATAGAAATCTATGGAAAACTTTATTGAGTATCGATGAGGACTTGATTAGGGATGAAAGCAGCTTCTTTAAGCTTGGGGGAACATCGTTATCCGCTATGATGCTTATTAATGCTTTAGCTACACAAGGGTTTCATAGAGTTAAAATAGGTGATTTTATTTCTAATAATAGTTTTAAGGATAGTTATAATCTTTTTACTAATGGTGTTGGGAGCACGAGCCAGACTAATGACATAGAAATAGTAAATAAAGATGTTAATGAAGCTTTTAATTACTTAGTAAACACTATTAATAAGAAATCTAAAAAACCACTATGCAAGAATGGGAAAAATTGGTTAATAACCGGAGTGACAGGGTTTTTAGGTAAGCAAATATTAAAAGACCTTATAAAAAATACGGACGATCAAATTACTTGTCTTGTGCGTGCTGAGAATAAGTCTCATTTATTAAAACGTTTTGATGAGATTATAAAGAGTTTAAATGTTTTAGATGAAGATAAGAGTAGAATTAAGTTTATTAAAGGGGATGTGGCTAAAGGGTTCTTGGGCACAACTTCAGAGGATTGGATATATTTGCAAGAAAACGTTACGGGGATTATTAATATAGCCGCAGATGTTAATTTAATTTTGCCATATGAAAAAATTAGGGATAGCTCATTAATAGGAACCAGATCATTGATTGAGTTATCTTTGAGTTGTGAGCCTATTAAGCCCATATTTCATGTTTCTAGTAATGCTGTCTTTGCTGAGAGCGATTCTGCCGAGGTAGATGAAAGTCATGATATTGATAAATTCTTAGTGCAAGGGAAGTCTGGCTATGGTATGGCAAAATGGGCTGCAGAAAAGTTACTTCTTTTATCAAAAGACTTAGGATTAGAGGTGACAATTTTTAGGCCTGGAAATATTAGTGCTTCAGATATTGGAAATATAAATAAAAAAGACACAAACTATCTTATATTGAAATCTATTGTATCAAGTAAATCTATTCCAGAAGGTTTGGCTCTTGAGATGACTCCGATATCTCATTTATCAAAAAATATCATTAAAGCTGTTTTGGACAATAAACTTAACAAAATCTATAACATGACAAATATAAATATTGTTAATGATATTGATCTTATGGAGTTTACAGAATGTCATCTTCTTTCTAGAGATGAATGGATTAATCAGCTTAAAGATATTGAGCTAAAGGCCATAATTGATAATGATGATGAATGTTTATATTCTGTTGCTAATAATTATAAGCAGGCTAACTATGAAGAGCTTATGTCTGTGTGTGGCGTTAGTTACCCGTCAGTTTCTAAAGAAATGCTTGATCCAATGTTAAACTCATAACCCTTTCGAGGAGATAGTAATGCAGAAATTTAAAAATAAACACGTTGTTGTTTTTGGTGCTTCAAGTGGTATGGGTAGGAGTGTCTCTATTAAGTTACTTGAATTAGGTGCAAATATTTCAATTTGTGCTAGACGTAAGGAACACCTTGATGAAATTGTAAGTATCAAAAATGATTGTTGTTTGGGTATATCTACAGATGTTACAAACAAGCTTCAAGTTAAGAAATTTATTTTAGAGGCTATTAAGAAATTTGGACCAATAGATTATTTGATTAATGCAGCTGGGGTTATGTATTATCAAAAAATGACCAATAATGGTTATGATGAATGGCTATCAATGGTTAATATCAATGTTATTGGTCTTTTAAATATTTTACATTCATCATTGGAGTCACTTGTTGAGTCTAAAGGAATGTTGATAAATATCACCTCAGATGCGGGTAGACAAGCTTTTCCTGGGCTGGCCGTTTATTCAGGAACTAAAGCTTTTATGGAGTTTACATTAAGAGGATTGCGCCATGAGCTTGTTGAGAGTGGGGTTCGGGTGGTAAATATTCAGCCTGGTAATGTGGCAACATCATTGCACTCCATGTCTAGTGAAAAAGATGCTGTTACGGATTATAAAAGTGAAAATGATTGTGGATTTCTAGATCCTGAAAATATTGCTGATTCAATAATATATGCAATGAGCCAGCCAGCAAAAGTTGCGGTTAATGAAATATTAATTGAACCTCAGAGTGAGCCAATATAATAAGCCAAGGAAAGGTTATGAAGAGATATCTTTCAATTTTTAGATTACTTATTGCTACTCTAGCTTTGTTCGGGGTGATGGGGTCTATAATTGGTCACGTATATAGACATGAATTCAATTCTGTTTTTGAACTTTTTGCTCAATTTACTTATATTAGTAACTTTGTTGTAGCAATGATTTTAATTTTTGTTGCTTTGGAAAAATTAGAAGATAGACATATTATTATTCCTCTACCTTCTATTGTTTTAACATATATAGTTTTTTCTCTGTTTCTATCAGAGGGAATCCTTAGGGAAGATGTTTATAGTATTATAGAACACTATGTAATAGCCTTTTATCTAATGTTTGATTTTATATTTTTTGTTAATGGAAAAAATACTTTTTTTAGATCTCTTATCTTTGCTGTTTCAATAGTCGTTTTATATTTGATATATGTTTTTTTGTATGGCTATTTAACTAATGGGTACTATCCATATTTCTTTTTTGATCTAAAAACAAAGAGTGTTGAGAGCGTTATGGAAGTAGTCTTTTATATAAATCTAACTTTAGTTGTTTTGTTCATTATTTTCTTTGTACTAAAATTTATACAAATAGCCTTATATGAAAGATTTAATATTAGCTTCTTTTCTCAAAAACACTAAAAGTAAAATTAAATTGGTTTTTATCATCTTTTTTGTACTCTCTATAACCAATTCTTTCATATTTGCTTTTATCCCATTCAGGAAAGAAGGCATCTAAGTCAGTCATTTCTGTATCAACTTCAGTTATGTATAGCCTATCTGCTAAATTTACAAATTGCCTATAAATTTGAGCTCCACCAATTACAAATATTTCATAATGAGGTTTAGATTTCGCAAAATTTAAAACATTTTGAACATCATTTATTACTAAGCAATTATCTCTTTTATATTCTTTGTCACGAGTTAAGATTATATTTTTTCTATTTGGGAGGGGGCGACCAATTGAGTCAAATGTTTTTCTTCCCATAATAATATAGTTATTTTCTGTAATTTTTTTAAAATTCTTTAAATCTTCAGATAGTTTCCATGGTAGAGTGTTTTCTTTACCTATTCCATGATTCTTATCGTAAGCCACTATTAATGAAATCATTGATCATAGAGTTAATTTTTTTAAGTTTAGTTATTTTAACAGGTTGTTTGATATTTAAATAGTTTTGTGGTTTTAAAAAATGTGTGATAAAATCATCGAGCTTATGTTTTAAGCAAAAAAGTAATTGTTTAACTAAAAAATCATACATCTTGTATAACTTTATTCTCAAAGGGTGTCTTTTGATTGTTGAGAGTAAAATGGATGTAGGTTATAACCCAAAATAGAGGATAAAATTATGTCTTTAATGAAAGAAATGTTGTCTGCTGGTGTTCACTTTGGACACAAAAAAGCTTTCTGGAACCCAAAAATGAATGAGTATATCTTTGGTATTAACCATGGTGTGCATATCATAAACCTAGAAAAAACAGTTCCACTTTTCCAAGATGCAGTAAACTTTGTTGGTAAAACTGTAGCTAATGGTGGGAAAGTTCTTTTTGTTGGTACAAAAAGACAAGCTCAAGATATAGTTGAAGCAGAAGCTAAAAGATGTGGTATGCCATTCGTTAGTCATAGATGGTTAGGTGGAATGTTAACTAACTATAAAACTGTTAGACAGTCTATTAAAAGATTGGCCCAATTAGAAAAAATGAAAGAAGATGGTACATTAAATTCTTTAACTAAGAAGGAAATGCTTCAAAACCTTAGAACTATTGAGAAGTTGGAGAAAGTTCTTGGTGGTATTAAAGAGATGGGCGGTATTCCTGATGCTATCGTTGTTATTGATAGTAATAAAGAGCACATTGCTATTCAAGAAGCTAAAAAATTAGGTATTAAAGTGGTCTCTATAGTTGATACTAACTCTAATCCAGAATATATTGATTACATCATCCCAGGAAATGATGATGCAGTTAAGTCTATTTCTTTTTATATGAAAAAATTTGCTGATGCTATTATTGATGCTCAGGGCTTAGATAGAGCTTTAGAAGCTAAAGATGATGAGTCTGCTGAAGTTCAACAAGCACAATAAGAAAAGGAGCTAAAAAACAATGTCAAATATTTCTGCTACTTTAGTAAAGGAACTTAGAGAAAGAACTGGTGCTGGCATGATGGAGTGTAAAAAAGCTCTAGTTGCTGCAAATGGTGATATTGAAAAAGCTGCTGAAGAGATGAGAATTTCTGGTCAAGCTAAGGCTGATAAAAAAGCTTCTCGTATTGCTGCAGAAGGTGTTATTGAGGCGTATGCTGCTGATGGTAGAGCTGTGTTGCTTGAAATCAATTCAGAAACTGATTTCGTAGCAAGGGATGAAAGCTTCAAGGCTTTTGCTGCAAATGCAGTAAAAGCAGCTCATGCGGCTAAAGCTACAACAGTAGAAGCAGTATTAGAAGCTAAAATGTTTAATGGTGAAACTGTAGATGAAGCACGTAAAAACTTAATCGCTAAAATTGGTGAAAATATTCAGGTTAGA
It contains:
- a CDS encoding non-ribosomal peptide synthetase, producing the protein MSQTLHEAFFEQVKRTPNNICIIDNDFSLTYQQVKNLITRLSHDLYHQGVREGDVVGIYCDKRYEIIVAFLAISLVGGRCLQLDKAFPIPLLRDIVDETNAKILLCDSYFDELKGVKTLNIVDICSQDKFLAETSLAINVDPDKPVWMVYSSGTTGKHKGLSISHKAILASYETRYRIKDYDDKSKVACNIYYLWEVFRPILRGGTTYIVRDEVLHDFYELAEYFVKHNINESLFTPSYLETLLHTSPDQADIILNQLKVCWLNGEVVSSSLYHKILPYLDTVKIYNLYSISECHDVAVYQLCRDDKHVQEKEIVPVGYLLDDVEVVLLNETNEICKPHEKGELYVHSRGLAIEYINRPELNYERFIDASRSPIGKRLYKTGDYAQLDENGKLITVFGRCDYIVKLRGYTISLPFVEAVVKDKLNIMHCVVEKEGSGLLDEHLVAYIEVPKDKQDEFYHNWEFSNSHEISQKIIDCISPFLAIYMRPQRFVVLDKININAYSNKLDRRSILSAVNSKKVNEVKFAEVSTLDDYRNLWKTLLSIDEDLIRDESSFFKLGGTSLSAMMLINALATQGFHRVKIGDFISNNSFKDSYNLFTNGVGSTSQTNDIEIVNKDVNEAFNYLVNTINKKSKKPLCKNGKNWLITGVTGFLGKQILKDLIKNTDDQITCLVRAENKSHLLKRFDEIIKSLNVLDEDKSRIKFIKGDVAKGFLGTTSEDWIYLQENVTGIINIAADVNLILPYEKIRDSSLIGTRSLIELSLSCEPIKPIFHVSSNAVFAESDSAEVDESHDIDKFLVQGKSGYGMAKWAAEKLLLLSKDLGLEVTIFRPGNISASDIGNINKKDTNYLILKSIVSSKSIPEGLALEMTPISHLSKNIIKAVLDNKLNKIYNMTNINIVNDIDLMEFTECHLLSRDEWINQLKDIELKAIIDNDDECLYSVANNYKQANYEELMSVCGVSYPSVSKEMLDPMLNS
- a CDS encoding SDR family oxidoreductase yields the protein MQKFKNKHVVVFGASSGMGRSVSIKLLELGANISICARRKEHLDEIVSIKNDCCLGISTDVTNKLQVKKFILEAIKKFGPIDYLINAAGVMYYQKMTNNGYDEWLSMVNINVIGLLNILHSSLESLVESKGMLINITSDAGRQAFPGLAVYSGTKAFMEFTLRGLRHELVESGVRVVNIQPGNVATSLHSMSSEKDAVTDYKSENDCGFLDPENIADSIIYAMSQPAKVAVNEILIEPQSEPI
- a CDS encoding dihydrofolate reductase, with product MISLIVAYDKNHGIGKENTLPWKLSEDLKNFKKITENNYIIMGRKTFDSIGRPLPNRKNIILTRDKEYKRDNCLVINDVQNVLNFAKSKPHYEIFVIGGAQIYRQFVNLADRLYITEVDTEMTDLDAFFPEWDKSKYERIGYREYKKDDKNQFNFTFSVFEKRS
- the rpsB gene encoding 30S ribosomal protein S2, producing MSLMKEMLSAGVHFGHKKAFWNPKMNEYIFGINHGVHIINLEKTVPLFQDAVNFVGKTVANGGKVLFVGTKRQAQDIVEAEAKRCGMPFVSHRWLGGMLTNYKTVRQSIKRLAQLEKMKEDGTLNSLTKKEMLQNLRTIEKLEKVLGGIKEMGGIPDAIVVIDSNKEHIAIQEAKKLGIKVVSIVDTNSNPEYIDYIIPGNDDAVKSISFYMKKFADAIIDAQGLDRALEAKDDESAEVQQAQ